From the genome of Aspergillus oryzae RIB40 DNA, chromosome 4:
TGAATTCGTACCTTCTTAGAAATCTTCAGGCCTTGGTCCTCGGCCAGTTGGAGGGCGTACATCCGGGAACTAGCATATAGCATACGTTCCTTGATCGACGAACCTGACGGGCAAGTATAGACGAAGATTACCACGTCAGTGTCGGGATAATGATAAAATGTATAACgtggggaagatgaggagatgtGCGACTCGACGGAGCTAGGAACAGTCCCGTTCTCTACCCCAGCAAGGACGAATGTCTCCTTTGGAATATCAATGGCCTGTATTTAGGGGAAAGTAGAGTTAGCACTCAATCAAAGCCTTCACCAAGTCGGAATTTCTTCGCCCTTCACATGTACTTACCAGCTGCACCAAGTCACCCGGCTGCAGACTTGCCAAAGCATTCTTCGCCTCGTCATCCACAGGCATCTTGTACTGCAAGCTGGATGGTGCTCCGATGCCACCATTTCTTCTAGCAAAGGAACCCCCGATTCCGATGTCCCTACCGGGGGTGCCACTTCTCGCCTCATCCTCGGCTCTCCGGACGGCTTCCAACTCCCGCTCTTTCTCACCCATCAGCTCCTCGCGCTGAGAACGGCTCTTGCTAGAGTCGTTCTTCTCGGCATCTCTCTCCTTCCATGCCTCCTGGCCCacaacttcatcctcttcagtcGCGAAGACAGTCGAGGCAAACTTCTCGCTGCCTAGTTCCCTAACCAGCGTCGCACGGGTAGAGGC
Proteins encoded in this window:
- a CDS encoding twinfilin-like domain-containing protein (predicted protein) — its product is MPVDDEAKNALASLQPGDLVQLAIDIPKETFVLAGVENGTVPSSVESHISSSSPRYTFYHYPDTDVVIFVYTCPSGSSIKERMLYASSRMYALQLAEDQGLKISKKIEASSPDEITGDRLQEEVSPPQNDGLNRGFARPRRPGR